The DNA window CACCTCCGGCTCTCCATTGAGGCAGCCCGCTGGCACGATCATCATTGCCCCGTCACTGCTGGGCCACGGAACACCGGAACCACATTTTCGGCAAAACGATTTCGCGATGTCTCTGTTCGGCACTTTGTAGATTGCGATACCATCAGAACCAGCCAGCCAATCGAAGCTTTCAACATCAATGAAAAGGTTCGATGCGAAAGCCGAACCAGTTATTTTTCTGCACTGATTGCAGTTGCAAAAATAAAGTTTGGCAAAATCATTAACGATCTCGAACAAGATTGACCCGCATAGACAATTCCCTTTAATTTTGTTCGACTTATCGTTCATATTCAATTGGCTCCATTCACTAAATCGGCGATCACTTTGACGCCCATTCCTGCAATCGCCATCTAGGGGTCAATGATAGAAATTTGGAACCCGACCAATCTCTGCGATAATCATTAGATCTAGTATCCAATGAAGCAAAACCAGGAGGGTATGGTGCCGTTTGGCGATATGACCTTCCTCGTGATTTATACTTACCACTCTGAAATGCGGTTTTTTGCCGCCGTTTTCCCAAGAAAAACCACGTGAATCGGTTACGGGCTTGTCAGCCAGATCAAACCGCATCAGCCTCTCCTTCGATATCTACTTCGGCGACTTTACGAGCGAAAATCTAGGACGGGTGCTTTCCCTGGGCGTACAAACATTTGAACCGGATTGTCTGCGAGCGCAGCAGTGGATGCCTCCGCCCACTAGCTATGCAGCGGGTATCCCTATTAACTCGATCTTGTATCCGTCCGGGTCTGCAAGAAATGCGATGTCCTCGCGGTATCCAGTTTCATCCACTGCGTGCGTCATGGGCCCGGCATCGCGTGTTATCGCAATTCCCATGCCCTTCAGCCGTTCGCAGGCCCCATAAATGTCAGCGACCCCCAGAGCCACATGCCCAAATCCGCTTCCATGGGAGTATTCTTCGGCATCCCAATTCCAGGTCAGCTCGATCATAGGTCCATTGCAATCGTTAGCGTACCCCATAAATACCAATGTGAAGCGGCCGTTAGTGAACGTTTCCCTCCGCAGTTCGCGCATGCCAAGCGCATCCCGGTAAAACGCAATGGATTGGTCTAAGTCGCTGACTCGGACCATTGTATACAGGATTGATGACGGGAGAGCGGAAGGTTCGATTGAAGTGTTCATGAATTTTCTCAGTGTGCGAGGGGGCCAAAAACTGGCGAGCGGCACCAGGCCACCCGCCAGCGATAGCTTCTACGTGGCCCAATGGGGGTGGGCGGGCCAGCAGAGCTATTTACAAATCGAGCCGGTGTAGCGGACAAGACCAACGAGATTGTCGGGGTCTCGCAGATCGACGAGTCCGTAACTGCTGAACTGGCCAGTATAACCCTCAAGCGTTCCGCGGGTTACGTCGTCTTGGATATGGTAGGTAATCTCGATCATATACCGACCTGGTTTTCCCGGAATGGCCGTGAGCACGCCCAAGTCCTTGGTCTGAAACGCGCCGCCGTCATCCCGGCCGAAATAATGTTCCATATCCATTTCGAGGCCGGTGGCTGTCTCCCTTTGCGCCGTAATTTTGCCAGCAGCATTTTGGACACTCCCTGTAAGGGCAGCAGAAATAATCATCGGTTTACCTTCTCCTTCGGCGTAGAAGTGAGGGATCGCGACGCCGCCAATAGCCATGCAGCTTTTTGCATGGGCGGTTGAGGTAAAGCTGGCAGCCAAAATGGACGCGGCAACTAGTGCGATTGTAGTTTTCTTGAGCATTGGTCTTCCTTTTTATCTTTGTGAGAGTCCGCTTGGATTAAGCGGCTTGCTTAATGTTCATTGCAGACTGGATATCGGGCAAACGCAGAACCTGCCCCGCCCCCCAGTTGCCGTCGGTAATTTCGTAGAGCATCGTCCAGTGGTTCAGACGCCCCTCCACTGGCCCGACGATATCATCGACAATCTTGCCAATTGCGCTGATAAGCCTCCCTCGGGTGATATCAGTGAGCGCGCCTTCAGGAGTGTGTATGGCGATGCGTAAAGGCGGTGCGTCGATGACTTTCCCACCAACATAAATAGCGTCTTGCGGAAGCTCAAAGTAATGCGCCCAGACAAGTGCTTGCGCAGCGGCATCATCAATTTCGGCGCACTCGGCTTCTAGAATCGCATTGGAAATACGAGAAACCAGCGCTCCCTGCGCTGTTTTGTCCAGCGAATCTTGTGAAGTAATAATCTGAAGGTAAGGCATATTTTTCCTTGATCGGTCAGCAAAGCGCCTAAGCCTTGCATTTATATAATGATCGTTATATAAAATCCGTGAGGATCAGATATATAGCGATCGCTATGCCGTCAAGACATATATAACGATCGTTATATATATTTTTGGAACCGATAAGGAATTGAGTTTGACGAAGCAGGATGAGCGTAAGCTGGAAACAAGGCGCCGGATCCTGGACGCGGCAGGTCGTGGTTTCCGCAGTAAGGGATACGATGGGATCGGAGTTGACGGGCTTGCAAAGGGGGCTGGCGTTACATCCGGGGCGTTCTACGCACACTTTGGCTCGAAGGCGGCGGCATTTGAGGCCGCGCTTATAGCTGGCCTTGACGAAGTCATTGCAGCCGTTCCCGAGTTTCAATTGAAGCATGGCGATGATTGGACGACGGAATTTTCAAACTATTATCTTGGCAAAGCGCACCGCGATAATCTGTCCGGCGGATGCGCTATGGCAGCGTTTTCTCCAGAAGTTGTTCGCGCTAGCGAAAAAACACGCGCGCTCTACGAACAGAAGATGCAAGCAATTGCTGGTTTGGTCGCGGATAAGATGGATGGGGCAAGCAAACCGGAACGACTCGCAAATGCATGGTCCTATCTCAGCAGTTTGATTGGCGGTGTCACACTGGCACGCGCTGTGAACAGCCCTTCATTATCAGACAAAATATTGGACGCTGCGAAGCGAACTTGAGCAGCTCCTAGCAAGGCGAATTGTATTTCAAGACAGGTGGTGTGAAATGGTGCTGTCAGTCTAACTGCAACTTGTCTCCGATTTGCAAAGCTCTCCCCTTCCCCGACATGGATCAGGCCATAAGATTTTGCCACTCAGCCAGGGCGGCTGAACGGGCGGACTTGTAAGTTTGTCTATCGACGAGGTGGCGCTGCGAGTCGAAGTGGTTGTGGAGGTTGGCGTGGAGCGAAGCGAACTTCTGTAACGATTTCATTTGTCGAAACCGTAACATCGCTCGCTCTCGTCGTCGAAACGGTTGGTGCGAGTTTTCGACTCGGTTGTTCTTCCACCGCCCTACTTCTTGGCGATCGAGATTGCCAAGATCACGCATCGCTGCAGGGTATGATTTGAGCCCGTCGGTAACGATCCGCTCCACTTGACCATGCCGCTTCATCGCCTTCCTCAGGAAGCGCAGCGCCGCCTTCTTGTCTCGTCTCTTGGTGACGTAGCTCTCGAGGATCTCGCCCTCTTGGTCGACCGCTCGCCACAGGTAATGCATCTCACCATTGATCTTCACATAGACCTCATCGAGGTGCCATTTCCATTGGCGAAAACCCCGCATTCGGCTGATCCGTTGACGCTTCACATCGGCAGCGAACAGAGGGCCGAACCGGTTCCACCAATGCCGGACCGTCTCGTGGCAGATGTCGATACCGCGCTCCGACAACAGATCCTCGACATTCCGCAAGCTCAGCGGGAAACGGACGTACATCATCACGACCAACCGGATAATCTCGGGCGAGGAGTTGAAATAGCGAAATGGGCTCGCTGGCTTCTTGGGTCTGGGCATCGCCCTGCCCTAGCTGATCAGGCGCGATACGCTAGCCGGTGCATTTGCTCTGACAGTGCCTTTGGGACTTATGACGATTTCGAACAATCAGCTGAGTTACCTTGCAGAAAGTTGGTGGCAAGAAAACGCTCGACCGCATCGAAGTGATCAAGCGGCGCAGTATGCCCGCCTTCGATTGCAAGATGTTCGAAATGGTGTGCAAATCCGTTCTTCTGGAGGCGCTGCTCCATCGAGGCAGACATCTCTGTTGAAGGCCAAGCTTCATCTTTAGTCGCCGATAAGAAAAAAACCGGGCCATTGATTTTCTCGACCGCGATCGAAGCTCTGTCCACGGCCTTTTGATCTTTTAGCATCTCTTCCCAAGTGGCCCTTAGATCACCCTTAATTAGCGGCCATGTCGCGCTTGACGGGACTGGCACAAACGGCAGGTTATTCCCGTCCAAGGTGAATGAAGGAGTGTTCATCGCAATGGTGAGTGCTGGATACACTGCATTTCCAGGCACTATCGCCACGACAGCATCGATGTCGGGATAGTAGCTTCCAAGCAGCAGAGCCAACTCTGCGCCCTTGGAACCGCCAATCAGTGCGACGCATTTCCCGTTAATCTTGGGATTTTTGGCGGCTTCCCGGATTGCTTGGTGGACGCCCTCCAAAGCGATGCGGTCTAGGTTTTGCGGCGTCCCCGTCTCACCAAAATACGCCACCGACAGGAATGAGTACCCCTGCGCGATGAACTCGTCGCGCTGCCCCTTCCAAAAGTCGCTTGCCCAGGCATTGCCGCCTTCGGACCCGCCGAAACCGACGATCAGAGGTTGGTTGTCGCCCTCTCCCAGAAAGAGCTCTGTATTAACTTTGCCATGGTTTTCTGGCAGCGTCTGATCATCAAAGCTGAGCAGCAAATAGGCGTAGGAACCAATTGCCAGCACGACTAGCGCAGATATCGAAATACCTACCCATTTTAACAACTTGATTGACTTGGTCATCATGAATCCTTTTCGGTTCGGGCCTGAGCAGCAGCGTGACCCAATTCCATATCTTTCCAGAAAAACAGCTCATCGACACTACATCCAAATGCAGCTGCCAATTTCATGGCCAGTTCCAGAGATGGGGCATATCGGCCCGTTTCTAGGGCCACAATTGTTTGGCGTGTGACGCCCACGATTTGGGCGAGTTGCGCCTGGGTCATTTCGGCTTGGTCAAAGCGGCACCGCCGAATGTTATTGCCTATCTGAAGGGTAGTCATTCGACAGGACCTATGGCGTTATTGGCATCGGTATCTCGGGCATATTCAATCAATTGGACTACATATTTGATCAATAAAGACGCGACGATTATCGCAATCTGGATATTGGCGGCCATGAAGAGTGTCAGCGATTTTCCCTGAATTGGCGGGAGAAATCCCATAACAAACGAAAATACGACCAGACCTGCGATCAAGGATACAAAGCCCGCTTTTGTCCCACGCGCGATAATCGTTTCGTCGCGCTCATCGCGGTTACTGCCTGCCTTGCTCACTACAAAGCTCACGCCAATCATCGCCGCTAGTATTGTCCATGAATCTATCGCGAGATAAGTCCCTTGGCCGACGTGGAAGTCTATGTCCGGATAGGCGAGCGTCACGACCTGATGCCCAAAAAGCAGCGCAGTCCCAATAGCATAAAAACGCACATTTCTCTCAGGGGCACTCGGCTCCAATCCGGTTGTTTTTTCTAGTTTTGCCCATCGCCGCCATGCCCACATAGTCCATGCGACGAGAACCAGCGCGCCGATCCAGCCAGTCGGGAAATTCAACTGGAGGGACGCTAGTGCAAGCAGAGATCCGATTACTAACGCACCGCATATGGCAATGATACTTCTTGGCATTAGCTAATCTATTCCTTGTCTGGTTTACAGGACATAGTGTCTGGTGAACCAGACATCAAGCAATAAGTCAAATTGCCCTGAAGTGGGCGTTCAGATCACAGCTTCCGAAAGTTAGCTTCCCACGCCAGTTGGCGCTGACAGTCATCGTAAACGAAGCGCGGTTTGCAGAGACAATAGCGGCGGCGCGGTCTTTGCGGACGGTTGTTCTTGTGAGCATTCCTCTGCCGTTTACCAATGCGAACTATGATCCACGCAACCAGACCTGAAATTTAGAAAATGCGGATCCATCATGCTCTTCGTTGCCATCATAATTGCATCAGCACTTGTATCATTGATCCCCGCCGGAGTGGTGAAGCTATTGATGTCATTGGTGTTTGGCAGGTCAGCTGGTGCTGTCAGTTCAATCGCAACTAGTCTCCGATTTGCGTAGCTATCCCCTTCCCCGGCATGACTCAGGCCATAAGGTTTTGCCACTCAGCCAGGGCGGCCGAGCGGGCAGTCTTGTGAGTTTGTCTATCGATCAGGTGGCGCTGTGAATTGAAGTGATTGTGGAGGTTGGCGTGGAGCGAAGCGAACTTCTGTAACGATTTCATTTGTCGAAACCGTAACATCGCTCGCTCTCGTCGTCGAAACGGTTGGTGCGAGTTTTCGACTCGGTTGTTCTTCCACCGCCCCACTTCCTGGCGATCGAGGCTGCCAAGATCACGCATTGCTGCAGGGTACGATTTGAGCCCGTCGGTGATGATCCTTTCCGCCTGACCGTACCGCTTTAGTGCCTTCTTCAAGAACTGTAGAGCTGCCTTTTTGTCGCGCCTTTTGGTCACGTAGCTCTCGAGGATCTCGCATTCTTGGTCGACCGCACGCCACAAATAGTGGGTCTCGCCGTTGATCTTCACAAACACCTCATCAAGGTGCCAGCGCCAATGACGAAAGCCTTTCATCCGGCTGATGCGCTGGCACCAAATGTCTGCTGCAAACATCGGTCCAAAACGGTTCCAATACAGTCGCACCGTCTCGTGGCAAACGTCAATCCCGCGCTCGAACAGCAAGTCTTCAACGTTCCGCAAACTCAGCGGGAAACGCACGTACATCATCACGACCAGGCGGATAATCTCGGGAG is part of the Pontixanthobacter gangjinensis genome and encodes:
- a CDS encoding GFA family protein, producing the protein MNDKSNKIKGNCLCGSILFEIVNDFAKLYFCNCNQCRKITGSAFASNLFIDVESFDWLAGSDGIAIYKVPNRDIAKSFCRKCGSGVPWPSSDGAMMIVPAGCLNGEPEVKGKFRIFTAEEPRWSTDFELARAHQEFLD
- the gloA gene encoding lactoylglutathione lyase is translated as MNTSIEPSALPSSILYTMVRVSDLDQSIAFYRDALGMRELRRETFTNGRFTLVFMGYANDCNGPMIELTWNWDAEEYSHGSGFGHVALGVADIYGACERLKGMGIAITRDAGPMTHAVDETGYREDIAFLADPDGYKIELIGIPAA
- a CDS encoding TetR/AcrR family transcriptional regulator is translated as MTKQDERKLETRRRILDAAGRGFRSKGYDGIGVDGLAKGAGVTSGAFYAHFGSKAAAFEAALIAGLDEVIAAVPEFQLKHGDDWTTEFSNYYLGKAHRDNLSGGCAMAAFSPEVVRASEKTRALYEQKMQAIAGLVADKMDGASKPERLANAWSYLSSLIGGVTLARAVNSPSLSDKILDAAKRT
- a CDS encoding IS6 family transposase; the encoded protein is MPRPKKPASPFRYFNSSPEIIRLVVMMYVRFPLSLRNVEDLLSERGIDICHETVRHWWNRFGPLFAADVKRQRISRMRGFRQWKWHLDEVYVKINGEMHYLWRAVDQEGEILESYVTKRRDKKAALRFLRKAMKRHGQVERIVTDGLKSYPAAMRDLGNLDRQEVGRWKNNRVENSHQPFRRRERAMLRFRQMKSLQKFASLHANLHNHFDSQRHLVDRQTYKSARSAALAEWQNLMA
- a CDS encoding acyl-CoA thioester hydrolase/BAAT C-terminal domain-containing protein, which encodes MTKSIKLLKWVGISISALVVLAIGSYAYLLLSFDDQTLPENHGKVNTELFLGEGDNQPLIVGFGGSEGGNAWASDFWKGQRDEFIAQGYSFLSVAYFGETGTPQNLDRIALEGVHQAIREAAKNPKINGKCVALIGGSKGAELALLLGSYYPDIDAVVAIVPGNAVYPALTIAMNTPSFTLDGNNLPFVPVPSSATWPLIKGDLRATWEEMLKDQKAVDRASIAVEKINGPVFFLSATKDEAWPSTEMSASMEQRLQKNGFAHHFEHLAIEGGHTAPLDHFDAVERFLATNFLQGNSADCSKSS
- a CDS encoding helix-turn-helix transcriptional regulator, whose protein sequence is MTTLQIGNNIRRCRFDQAEMTQAQLAQIVGVTRQTIVALETGRYAPSLELAMKLAAAFGCSVDELFFWKDMELGHAAAQARTEKDS
- a CDS encoding IS6 family transposase, which produces MPRPSKSVSPFRYFNSSPEIIRLVVMMYVRFPLSLRNVEDLLFERGIDVCHETVRLYWNRFGPMFAADIWCQRISRMKGFRHWRWHLDEVFVKINGETHYLWRAVDQECEILESYVTKRRDKKAALQFLKKALKRYGQAERIITDGLKSYPAAMRDLGSLDRQEVGRWKNNRVENSHQPFRRRERAMLRFRQMKSLQKFASLHANLHNHFNSQRHLIDRQTHKTARSAALAEWQNLMA